The nucleotide sequence ACTTGCCATTTACCGTTTACTTTTTTAAGTGTAGCCGGTATATCTTCCACCAAAACCTGTTCATCTTTAAGTTCATGGATATTTTGATTAATAATTTTTGCCATTTCCTCCATTGTTATATTATAAAATTTACGTTTTATTTCATCATTTCCTTTATTTTTTAAAATACTTTCCATTTTATTCATACTGTATCCCATTCTTTTTAAAACTCTTTCTCCCAAAATCTCCTCTTTACCGCTTATACTCAAAATATTTTCTGTATTTTTTGCTTTTGTATCATATAAAATTTCAACTTCATTTTCTGAAACACGATTGACTTTTTTCATTACAATTTTAAGATCCAATCCTTTTAAGGACAAGTCTATCAAAGTTTTCAAAAATTTTTGTGCCATTTCTTTTTTCAAAGATTCACTGATATTATAATCTTCGTTAAATAAGCTCTCATATGCTATTTTTTTTAATTCTTCACTTTTGGAAAGCTCTGCCTTTATAGAATCATTTATCGGCTGTTCCACATCATTTTTTATTGCTCTTTCAAATTCTCTTTTCTCACTTTCCGACACTTGACTTACCATTCCAGTATTTTTGCTACTTCGTGATGTAGGTGCTGTAAAGCTGTTTCCTGCTATCACCAGCATAATTAAAAACAATATTTTTCTCATAAGATCTCCTCCATTTTATATTTATTTTTATTTCCACTAAAATTATAACCTAATTTTTAATTAAAACCTTTTAATTATTGATTTAAATCCACTTGCCACCTTCCATTCACTTTTTTAACTGTAACCGATATATCTTCTACCAAATTTTCTTCCTCTTTTGTCTTTCTTATTTCTTCATTAAGGAAATTTACCACTTCTTCCAGCATTACATAATAATATTTTTTCTTTAATTCTTCATTTCCTTTGTTTCTCATGATCTTTTCTGCTGCATCCATATCTTTGAGTCCTATCTTTGTCAAAAATTGTCTTTCCATCTTTTCATCAAAGTCCAGCAAATCCCAAACTTTGTCTAAATTTTTCACTTTCATATCACAATTTACCTGAACTTCATCTTGAGAAATATAATTAATTTTTTTAACTGCAATTCTTGGTTTCATTCCATTGATTACAATTTTTATTATTTCATCTGTATATTTTTTCCCGATTTCCTTTCTCGCAGCATCGCTTATAACGTATTCCTTTGGAAACAGGCTGTCTATCGGAATTTTTGAAGACTGCTTATTAATTTCTGTTAGCATAGCATTCCTAACTGTGTTCATAAATGGCTGCATTCCAACTTGAACAGCATTTTCAATCTCCTTTTTCTCACTTTCCGATATTCTACTTGTTGTTGTAGTTCTCATACTTCTACCCTTTTGTGTTTTTGGTGCTGCAAATGTGTTTCCCATTACTGCCAGCATTAATACAAATAATAATTTTTTCATAAACTCTCCTCGCTATATCTTTTAGTTACCTTATAGAAAGTATAACATATTTTTTTAAAATATTAAAATTTATTATTTTTTTTAAATAAAAAACATGATTATCAAACTTTTCAGTTTTTTTAATCATGTTATGTTAGTTTTTACTATTTTATTAAATATTTTTCTTATTCTTTTGATTTCCATTTTTTTCCAAAATAATATCCTTTTTAGTAATTTCATAAGACGGATTCTCTTTCAATTCCTTCTTCATTTGAATCTCGCTTTCATCCTTTCTACTAGCAATCTTTTCTTTTTATTTTTTTCAAAAAATGTTTCAAATTTTATTTTCCATTCATCTTTCCAATTGTTGTTATCCATTATCTTCTTGATGGAACTCAACACAGAAACACAATAATCATAATTGTGTCGTTGCCCCAGATTCGTAAAATTCTGTGCTTCCTTCCAATATAATTCCAAAATTTCTTTTGGATATTCAGACGCAATTTTTTCTGAAAAATAATGCTTTCTGTCTATATATGGATTTTTTTGTAAATAATCAAGAACTTCTTTTTTATTATTTTTCACAAGACAAATCTTCAAATATATTGAAACATCTTTATTTTTTATAATATTGATAATCTGTTGCTCGTGTAATTCAAAATCTTCTTTTGAAAGTTCCTTCTGACATTCTTTATACCAATCCAGTAAGTCATCATACTGAGCAAATTCCACTAAATGAAGTAGTAAATTTTTCATCTTTTCATAATTATTATTCTTTTTGTAATAACTATACATAAGTTCTGTTATTTCAAATTTTGCATAATTACGATTCTTTTTCATTGATTTATCGTAAAGTTCTTCCAGTATTTTATCGTTATGTTCCTTTGAATAAAAGTTAAAAAGGTATCCAAATATCTCCTCAATTCCTCCGATTCCTTTTTCCAAACCTTTCACAGCTGTTTCAAGTGCTAAATCTTTTTTATTTTTTTCTTCATAATATTGCAAAAGTTCCCAATACTGCTCAGTTGTATTCAGATTTGCTTTTCGTATTTCAAGATATTTTTCATCTTCTCCAATTTCCCTGTAAATAGATGCAATCCATTCTGAATATCCACTTACACCATTTTCTATAATATAATCAACCAAATATCTCTTCTCACCTTTTGTCTGACACAAAGTTTCCACCAAATTCATAAACCATTCTTCCAGATTACAGCAATCATAATATTCACTGTGTTCAGAAAAAATATAGTTCAAGACTTCCAGCAATATTTTTTCCCTTGTTTCCCACGAAATCTCATTTTGATTTATAATTTCCATAATTTCTTCTAACTGCGAAAACAGATTATCTTCTGTCGGGCTAATTTCATACTCATAATAAAAAACTGTTTCATCAAGTTCATTAATAAGTTTTTTTGAATTTTCCCATCCTTGTAGCAACTGCTGTTCTGTAATAAACATTTTATTTTCAAAAATACTATTTTTTTGACAATATTCTAATAAATTTCCCTCTAATTTGGGATTTTTATTTACCAAAAAACAAATAATTTCTATCAAATCCCCTTTTTCTACATTCCCAACAATTTCCAATAAATTTTTCTTATCCATAATTAAATTTTCCTTCTTAACATTAATTTTACTCTTCAATCCCTTTCCTAAACTCATGTGAAAATGCCTTGTCGTAAAGTTTAGACTTAGAATATTCATTCCCCATAAAGTTTCCTACAAGAATTTGTGCCGTTTTTGTGATTTTTTCCTTTTTCACAAGTTCGGCAATAGTTTCTAGTGTTCCCATAACAATTTTCTGATCTTCCCAAGTCGCTCTTTGGACAATTGCAATTGGTGTTGTTTTATCATAATGCTTTAATAATCTTTTTACAACTTCATCAATCATTTGCACAGATAAGAATATTGCCATCGAACATTTATGTGAAGCAAGGCTTTCAAGACTCTCTGTTTCAGGGACAGTTGTTCTTCCTTCCAGTCTTGTACAAATTATTGTCTGGCTTACATCTGGTAGAGTAAATTCTTTTTTTATTGCAGCAGCGGCAGCTACAAATGAACTTACTCCTGGAATTACTTCATATTCAATCTCATATTCATCCAGAATATCCATTTGTTCCCTTATTGCACCATAAATGCTCGGATCCCCAGTATGCACCCTTGCTACCAGTTTTCCTTTTTTCTGTGCCTTTATCGTAACTTCCATCACTTCATCCAAATTCATTGAAGCAGAATTATAAATTTCAGCTCCATCCTTATGACAATCAATAACCTCTTTTGGAACCAATGAGCCAGTATAAATTATTACATCTGCTTCCTTTACGATTCTTTGCCCTTTTACTGTTATTAATTCAGGATCTCCAGGCCCTGATCCTATGAAGTATACTTTTTTCATAAACTATCCCCTTCTTTTTGAATTAATTTTCTATTTTTATAATATTTCATTTATTTCAAAACTTACTGATATTTCTGTATTCAAATATATTTTTTTATCCTTCTTAAAAAATGCTTCCCAGACTTTCCCATTTTCAAGATAAACGGATATTTTATCAAGTTTTTCAACTTCTTCAACATTTATTTTTTCTATTTTTTTGTTTTTTATTCCAAAAATCTTTTCAAATTTTCTTGAAATATCGTTATTAATTATCTCGTTATCCACAAAATAAATTTCATTAACCATTTTTTTCTGATAATCTTCAAAACTATTGCAAAATTCTCTAAACTGACTATTACATGCCCATTCACACAAAATATCCTTTATTGTCAATTTCTTGATTTTACTAATTTCTTCCTTATTCTCTAAAATTTCTTTTATCTCATTCTCTAAAAATTCCAACGGTGAATATCCATAAACCTTATCATCACAAAAATTATACTTCGGAATAAAATAAATTTTATCTTTCCATTTTTTCAAATAAATTTTAAAAAATTTGTAATATTCTATGTTTCCATAATTTAAATAAAAAACATAATTTCCATTTTCATATTTTGGAAAATCAAAACTTTCACCATAATGAATTTCTTTTCCATCTTTTAAAACTTGAATATATTCTTCATACCAATCCTTATCATCATAGACTTTTCTTTTTATTTCCAACTTTTTCTCTTTTCATGTTATTTATTTTTTATCAAATTATAAATTATTATTTTTAACTATTTTTACTTTTCAAATATCAAATATTTACTTCCTGCATATTTCATAAGCTATACATTGTTATTTAATAAATAAAATTTATATAACTCTTTCCCTCTTAAAGTTACCATCTTGTTACCTTGTAATAAAAATGTACCTTCTTCACAATTTTTCTATTTTAAGCTATAATTAACATAGTTAGCTAACTCAAAAAATATATCTGGAGGAAATTAAAATGGTTGATTATAATAAAATATTAAAAGAAAACTCTTACGGAATTTTAGCTACACTCGATGATAATAAGCCTAAAACAAGAATTTTACAATATCTGTTTTCTGAAAAGAACAAAGTATATCTTGCAACTACAAATAATA is from Leptotrichia trevisanii DSM 22070 and encodes:
- the cobM gene encoding precorrin-4 C(11)-methyltransferase; translation: MKKVYFIGSGPGDPELITVKGQRIVKEADVIIYTGSLVPKEVIDCHKDGAEIYNSASMNLDEVMEVTIKAQKKGKLVARVHTGDPSIYGAIREQMDILDEYEIEYEVIPGVSSFVAAAAAIKKEFTLPDVSQTIICTRLEGRTTVPETESLESLASHKCSMAIFLSVQMIDEVVKRLLKHYDKTTPIAIVQRATWEDQKIVMGTLETIAELVKKEKITKTAQILVGNFMGNEYSKSKLYDKAFSHEFRKGIEE